Sequence from the Acaryochloris thomasi RCC1774 genome:
GATGGAATACCTAGAAGCTTAAGTCAGAGGACAGTACAGTTAATCAACGAAAATAGATTAAGGAAAGTTTGCATAACTGTGAATAGATTCTCTGATAGCTAAGAGGATATCTATAAAATTTTCATTCACAAATCAATCTAAATATATTTTTCTAGAGATAATTTACGAATCAATATTTCATGTTATATGTAATATCAGGTGGGAAAACGCAAAAAACTGGAGTAAGTTTAATCCAGTCAATCTAATATCCATAACACTGAACCTCATAGTACATTAGCAATTTACTAGACTGTATATTTAATTCGTACTATTAAATATACAGTCTAATAAATTTATTTTCTGTTGAGGGTATTTTTGCTAGAAAAATGCAGTATTGGTAATAACAGCAAATATTCATATTCTTTAGTGTTTAAAATTACTACAGAAGCATAATAACTAACCCACAGAGAAAAGATAGGAATAGAAATTTTTTTGCTTTTTGACCTGCAGTTGAAATAGTGAGCCATACTTTTCGCTGCCAGCATTAAGGATGTGTCCACATCAAATTTATAGAGCGCAAAGTATTTGATTGGTAAGTCCTCAAAAGACTATTTCAATTAAGTTTACTTAAAGGAACCTCATATGTCCGGTAAAAGAAAGACATTGAAGATAATTGAAAGAGGAAGCATCTGGGCCAGTATCTTTTTAGTCTTATCAGGTGCTATAGCTGGTGCATCAATATCTATACTCCGAAAACAACCTAATGAAAATCATAATCCTTGGTTCTACATAATTGGAGCTTTGGCAGGCTTAGCATTAGCTTTAACTGGATTTCTACTTTATAAGCATCCATGGTCAAAGTGGTCCGGGTTCTCTTCAAAAAAACTTTGGGACTGGCTAAATTTGCTAATTGTACCCATTATTTTAGCCGTTGGTGCCTTCTTTTTTGACTTTCAGTCTGGCATACGAAATAGTATCATTATTGAGAAGCAAAATCAACAAGAAGCACTTAAAAACTATTTCTCACAAATGAAAGATTTGGTGAGTACTGAAAGAATAAATAAAGGCAGAAACTCACAGAATACAGATAAAATCGCTGAATCTCTTACATTGGCTGTTTTGAATGAGCTTAGTGGCGACCAAAAAGGTCAGATACTAAAATTTCTTCACAATATAAATAAAACGAGGATTAATAAGGATAAAGATTGTATTCTTGAAAAAAGAATCAGTGTATTATCAGAAATATCTCTTGAATCAGCTAATCTTGCAAAAGCTAACTTAGAGAATATGGATCTAAGTTGTATCAATCTGAAAAAATCTAATCTTACAAAAGCAAATATTAAAGGAGCTAATTTAAAAGGGGCAAATATTGAAGGGGCTAATCTCGAAGGAGCTTCTCTAGAATTAGCAAATCTAAATGGAGTCATACTCAATAAAGAGACAAACATTGATTCTAAATGGTCTTCAGTAGTCGACATTTTTAGTCAACTCAACACAAATAAGGAATATGAAGGTTACGATCTTAGAGATGCTCATTTAGCTGGATTAGACCTTAAAAATGCCAATCTAAAAAATTCTAATTTAAGAAATACTAATCTTGAAAATGTAGATCTAAGTGGAGCAAACCTAGAGGGAGCTGATTTAAGAGGGGCCAATCTTATAAAAGCAAATATTAAAGATACGAAGATTAATATTGATACGAAGTTAGACCCAAAAGCACATTTATATTGGAGTCTTATAAATATACGAGAAATAGGTCATAACTTAAATGAGTACAACTTGAAAGAAGCTAATTTGCGCAGAGCTTATTTAGTCCAATCAACATTGAATTTTGCCAACATGGAAAAAGCCGATTTGAGAGATTCATTTCTAAGATCTTCCAACTTGGATTATTCCAATTTACGAGAAGCAGTTCTCTCTAGTGAAAACTACATAACTGACTTAATTGAGGTTTCCATGATTGAAGCAGATCTAAGTCACGCCAAGCTTGAGAATGTAATCCTCACTGGAAGCGTGCTACTGAAAGCAAACTTATACAAAGCAAATCTTAATTCAGCAGTTATAATTGGTAGTAATTTTAGGCTAGCAAACTTAGAACAAGCAAAATTGGAAAAAGCAAACTTAAGAGGAAGTAATTTATCTCAAGCAAATCTATTTAGTGCACAGATGAAATTAGCTAACTTGAGAAATACCAACTTCAAAGGAGCAATTCTCGATAGCTCTAACTTACAAAAAGCACAGCTTCAAGAGAGTGACCTGAAAAGAGCATCATTGAGAGGAGCATCATTAAAAGGGGCAGCTCTAAGAGATGCCGATATGAGAGGAGCTGATCTAAGAGCTGCTGATTTAAGTGAAGCAGATCTTAGAGGGGTTGATCTAAGAGACGCCGATCTAAGAGGGGCTAATCTAGAAAAAGTAATTATGAATGAAGTAACCCAAATTTCTGCTAATTATTATGCTAAAGATAAGTACTTAGCTATTCAATAAATTGGTCAAGATAGTTTACGAAATTGAGTAGTATGGAGTTCGCCTAATGAAAACAGTGACCGGAATCGTATTACTACCTCTAACATTGAGTTATATAGTAGGTCTTCCAGCCATAACCGCCGAGACCCCCTGCTACTACAGAGAGCAGACTTATCCCCATGGCACTCGACTCGGAGCATATATCTGCAACTGTGGTACTTGGGAACCAATACAGTAGATGGGGCTACCTTTAATTATAAATATAGACATGGTCTTGAGATGAGAAAGCTTGTATCTCACTAATATCAGATCATCTGAGTACACTAAGTTTTCGGGCTATCTCTTTGAAACTGAGCGATGCGTAAAACAGACGCTCTAAGTCAGTAAACCCAAAATCGGCCTCAAGACTATACTGAATCAGTCTTTCCAGTTCCCCCTCTTATATTAACTTTTCCGTAAAAGTTAATATAAGAGGGGGAACTGCATCTTTGAGGAAGGGTCCTACTGTGTGTTTTATAATCAGAAACTGTGATTAATTATTTGATGTCCAACAGTGATGAGTGATAAGCAAGAGTCTTCTATTTCTCCTAATACATCTACAAAAAAAGTAAATGATCTGTCTTTAATTTATCCTCGTCCTGATTTAGCTTTGCCAGATGATATAAAGAACTTTTTGTTTCAGCTTTTTTCTGACTGCAACAGGAAAATATCGTATCAATTTTGCACCTTCCCAAATGCTCATGAAGAGTCTCTAGATCTAATATTTATATCTCACTTTGCATCTATGCAGGGAGCAATTAAGTTTGGTTCACATTGGACATTAAAAATTGATGCTCACTTTATTGGAGGAGGTAGACATTACCGGACATGGGAGGTAGCAGATATTGGCTTGATGGTAATGTTCCGAAAGAATGGCAAGATAACTCGTAGCAAATTAACCTTTCTACAATCCAAAAAACTGTACGCTAGTACTCTTAAGTATAAGCCTTCTGATCCTTACCACCGCTCTGGGCTAGGAAGATTATTAGTAACGGAAGAAGAGCATAGAGATCTAGTAGAACCAAAAACTATCAATTTTTCTGAAAATTCAAAATATAAAGCAATAAAATCAAATAATGATCAGCATATTGCGATGAGTGAATTCTCTATCGAAAACAAAATAACGCTTCACTATCTATTATATAATCCTTCAATCATACCTTGGACAATTAAATCTCCAATTGAAGAATTACCTTATGAAAACAAAAACCTAGTTGGCTGTAGAGTTATTCCTAAACCAATAATGGATAACATGCTTATAGATAAAAACAATGATTATTCACCATCTTATAAA
This genomic interval carries:
- a CDS encoding pentapeptide repeat-containing protein translates to MSGKRKTLKIIERGSIWASIFLVLSGAIAGASISILRKQPNENHNPWFYIIGALAGLALALTGFLLYKHPWSKWSGFSSKKLWDWLNLLIVPIILAVGAFFFDFQSGIRNSIIIEKQNQQEALKNYFSQMKDLVSTERINKGRNSQNTDKIAESLTLAVLNELSGDQKGQILKFLHNINKTRINKDKDCILEKRISVLSEISLESANLAKANLENMDLSCINLKKSNLTKANIKGANLKGANIEGANLEGASLELANLNGVILNKETNIDSKWSSVVDIFSQLNTNKEYEGYDLRDAHLAGLDLKNANLKNSNLRNTNLENVDLSGANLEGADLRGANLIKANIKDTKINIDTKLDPKAHLYWSLINIREIGHNLNEYNLKEANLRRAYLVQSTLNFANMEKADLRDSFLRSSNLDYSNLREAVLSSENYITDLIEVSMIEADLSHAKLENVILTGSVLLKANLYKANLNSAVIIGSNFRLANLEQAKLEKANLRGSNLSQANLFSAQMKLANLRNTNFKGAILDSSNLQKAQLQESDLKRASLRGASLKGAALRDADMRGADLRAADLSEADLRGVDLRDADLRGANLEKVIMNEVTQISANYYAKDKYLAIQ